One bacterium genomic window carries:
- a CDS encoding GNAT family N-acetyltransferase, whose protein sequence is MIKKDEDFPAYLDRQKLAGFLHKSLKPFEDPVSDIDSGIDYALSSEPGRGGFVLIAESAGHLAGALVMLRTGMKGYVPENLLLFVAVAPSMRGKGIGAMLVRKGVQISDGDIKLHVEHANPAKRLYYRLGFTSKYAEMRYIK, encoded by the coding sequence GTGATAAAAAAGGACGAGGATTTTCCTGCATATCTAGACCGGCAGAAGCTTGCGGGGTTTCTCCACAAGAGCCTCAAGCCCTTCGAAGACCCGGTATCTGATATTGATAGCGGCATTGACTATGCTCTTTCGTCCGAACCTGGTAGGGGCGGTTTCGTCCTGATTGCCGAGTCTGCCGGTCACCTGGCGGGTGCACTTGTAATGCTGCGAACGGGCATGAAGGGCTACGTGCCTGAGAACTTGCTTCTGTTTGTAGCAGTGGCGCCATCAATGCGTGGCAAGGGCATTGGAGCGATGCTGGTCAGGAAAGGGGTCCAGATCAGCGATGGAGACATCAAGCTACACGTTGAGCACGCCAATCCAGCCAAGCGGCTCTATTATCGACTCGGGTTCACAAGCAAATATGCCGAGATGAGGTATATCAAGTGA